CAAATACCAGAAAATCAAGCAGAATTTCACTATGGCATTCTCTATGCCGATGTCTTACCTGTGGGCATGGCGGGAATTCCCCCTACACTGCTAATGGATGATATGTGGCATTTTCTACCCGACTATCTGGTGGACTATTACAAACAACACTGTCGAGGTGAAGACGATATGCTGGTGCAGTTAGGAATTACTTTTCAGCGATCAATGTACAACGTTACTTCGGCAGTAATTCAAGCTTTGCGTCAGGCTTTACTATATCCTCTAGACGATACTAATCCCGAACATTTAGCCAAAAATCGCGCCTTTTTTACGGCTCAAATAGATCGTTTTTTACGGGATGAAGCTCGTTTGCAAGATATTCAAACTTCTGAATATCGTTAATTTGCAAAGGCGGGAACGATCGCATTTTCTCCATACACACCGTATTTTTTCCTCGAAAAACTAGGAATAGTTGAAATGCGATCGCTTATTTTAAGAGTAATTGATTTAGCTGAAGCTTATCACTCTAGCATCTAATATTCAGCTTCCAGGCTATAAAGATCGCGAACTGATTCAATATCTAATTGCTTTTCAAAAATTTCTACATTAGATTGAGCAGTTTTGAAAGCTTCTGCACTTTCCCAATGAGCTACATTAATAAACTGAAACTTCCCATCTTTTTTAGATTACGGTGCAGTTTGGTATCAATAAATCCTGGTTGCTGTTTCATTTGCTCGGCTGTTTTATGCCAGCTTCGACTAAATTGGGCTTCTATTTCTTGAGGTACAGAAAATAAATTAATTAGAGTTACGATCGCCATTTTTAACTTAATAAATGTTTAATATAATTATTAAACATTTATTAGGTAGCGCGAATATTTTGTCTAATCCAGCTAGCATCATCGCTTACTAGCATGGCAATTACACTAGCAATTTCTTCAGCTTGTTCTTGATTGCTGTGATAGGTGACAACAACATTGGTACTTTCTTGAGCTAATCGAGTTGCGATCGCTTGTCCAATACCGCGAGTAGTAATTCTTCGATGTTCGCGGTTACAAGCCCATTACTCTTGCTACTTTTTCTATTTCTAGAGGAACGCCTAATTTCACCTCGTTAAGGCTATGATCTACTGCGCTACTAGGATCTTTTAGACCATTACCTGTAAGGACGCAAACTACCGTAGCGTTGTCTAGGACTCGATCTTTAACCTTAAGCAAACCTGCTACTGAAGCTGCACTAGCTGGTTCACAAAATATTCCTTCTTCTGAAGCTAAGAGACGATAAGCATCAAGAATTTCTGTATCGGTTACAGAATTAAATTCTCCTTGGCTGGCTTCTTGAACGGCGATCGCTTTTTGCCAACTGGCAGGATTACCAATTCTAATTGCTGTTGCTATGGTATCAGGATTATGCACACGCTCACCTGAAACTAGAGGAGCAGCACCTGCTGCCTGGAAACCCATCATTTTTGGTAGCTGAGAAGATTTTCCAGCGGTATGATATTCGCAAAAGCCCATCCAATAGGCAGTAATATTACCAGCATTGCCTACAGGAATACATAGCCAGTCGGGAGCATTGCCCAAGACATCAACTATCTCAAAAGCTGCGGTCTTTTGTCCCTGGAGACGATAAGGGTTAACAGAATTGACTAACTGAACTGGATAATTTTCAGAAAGCTGACACACAATAGTCAAGGCATCATCAAAGTTACCGTCTACGGCAATTATTTCCGCACCGTATAATAAAGCCTGAGCTAGTTTACCTAAAGCAACATAACCATCGGGAATTACTACAAACGCTTTTAAGCCCGCACGACGAGCATAGGCTGCTGCGGATGCTGATGTATTGCCTGTACTAGCACAGATAACCGCTGTTGCCCCATCTTCTTTAGCTTTGGAAATAGCCATGGTCATACCTCGGTCTTTGAAACTGCCTGTAGGATTTAGACCATCATATTTGACATAGACTTTGACCCCACGACCAATTTTAGACGAGATGCCATTAGCTAGAATTAAGGGAGTATTACCCTCTAGTAAAGTAACTACGGGAGTGGCTTCGCTTACAGGTAAATAAGAGCGATAAGTTTCGATCAAACCCTGCCAGTTATTTGCTGCTTTGGCAACGCTTGGATAGGATAGGTTGGTCAAGGGGATACTTAGTGTCACGAGGGCTATGGAGGGTTATTCGGTAAACTTTGGCTCAAAGCTTTTAGCTACTAGTTATGGTCTGCTGACAATAGCTAGTAGCTAATAACTTATTGAATAATAATCTTTATTTAACCATAAGAAGCTCACAGTTTTGCGTCCGTCGGCATAAATTATACCTTGGCTCAAAACTGCTGACTTAATCATAATTATTTATTGTTCAATAATCACTTGGGATCTGACTTTACCTTGGGGCTTAGTTCTAGGAACTAATTTAGACTTACTGCCACTGCTGTAGCTGCCTCTACGAGAAGAACGACCTTTTTTGCCTTTAACAACTGGTTTGGAAAAGCTATCTTCAGGAATCTCCCAATCGCCTTTCATCCAGTTAGGACAGTCACGGTCATAGACCATTTGCAAGGCTGCTGCTGCGATCGCTTGAGCATCATATTCGTCGCTCAATTCTCTAACTAAAGGCAAGAATGATGCCATTCTTTCCCCTGCTAGGGTTTCTTTAATTTTTGCCTGAAGCTTGCCAATGCGCTTGGCTTCTACCTGCGCTCTATTAGGGATTTGAGCAACATCTAGCTTAGAACGGATGCGACGCTCAATTTGATTGAGACTACGACGATCTCCTGATTGGGCAATGGCGATCGCTGTACCTGTTTTACCTGCACGACCAGTCCGCCCAATACGGTGAATATATGTCTCGGCGTTATCAGGTAAGTCGTAGTTGATTACATGACTCAAATCCTGTACGTCTAGTCCTCTGGCTGCAATATCTGTAGCTACTACCATTCTAACTTTGCCATCACGGAAGCGTTTTACTAGTCTTTCTCGCTGCACCTGACTCAAGTTGCCATGATACTCATCAACGCTGTGACCTGCTTCTTGCAACTTGCTGGTTAACTCGCTAGCAGTCCGCTTAGTACGAACAAATATAAGCGCAGATTCTGGCTCTTCTAGCTCTAAGATAGGCTGTAGTGCCTTAATTTTTTGCCAACCACGAGGCACCATATAAACGTGCTGGTCAATTCTAGTCGGTGCTGCTTCTTGTTGCTTAACCGTGATGTATTCGGGAGAGTTTAAAAAGTTTTTGATCAGATCTTTAATTTCTCTCGGCATAGTGGCGGACAAACAGGCAGTTTGTCTTCCTTCAGGGGTACGACGCAGAATTTTTTTAATATCGTCGATAAATCCCATACTCAGCATTTCGTCAGCTTCATCTAGAATGGCTAACTTTAGCTCATCTAAAATTAGTTCACGACGTTCTAGAAGATCGATTACTCGTCCTGGAGTACCGACAACAATCTGAACTCCTCGGCGCAGTTTACTGATTTGTCTTTCAATAGATTGACCACCATAAACTGTCATAGAAACGACTTTTTGTTCTCTGGAGGTGAAATCTTGAATTGCCTGACCCACCTGTTGAGCTAGCTCTCTAGTAGGTGTCAGAATCAAAGCCTGTACGGCCTTGTTATTGGGATCGACAATTTCTAGTGCAGGAAGGGAAAAAGCTGCGGTTTTCCCTGTCCCTGTTTGAGACTGACCAACAATATCCTTACCTTCTAATAAAGCTGGTATGGCATCTTGTTGAATCTGGGTAGGTTCAGTAAATTCTAGCTGTTCTAGCTGTGCTAAACAAGCGTCTGATAGTCCTAAGTCTTGGAAAGTGGTTGTCATAAGTTATGTACTTTTACTGTTTATTTGCTAAAAAACTGTGCAGTTTAATACCGCTATAGATTGTCAGCACCTTAAAATTGCTTTAGCTGAAGGTACTAGAGACTTTCTACGAATTCCCAACAGTCTGTTTAGACTGCTGCATAAGCTGCTACGGGAGCAACTTCCCCATAAAGGTCGTAAACATCTGCGGCAGTGATATTTACAGGAATTATTGAACCTAGAGAAGCTTCACCACGAACATATACAAGTCCGTCAACTTCTGGAGCAAATTGTGTAGAGCGACCAATTAACTGCCCCGAACTAGGATGTTCTTGTTCGACAAGAACATTTAATTTTTTACCGACATAAGCTTGGTTTTTAGCAGCAGCAATTGGTTGCTGGGTCTGCATTAAAATATCTCGGCGATTATTGCTGATTTGGGGATCAACTTGATTTTCCATGCTGTGAGCAGGGGCTTCCTCTTCAGGAGAGAATGTGAACACCCCAACGTGGTCAAACTCATGTCGTTTGACAAATTCTACTAAATGCTGGAAATGAGCTTCTGTTTCCCCAGGAAAACCAACTATAAAAGTAGTCCTCAATACTGCCCCTGGTAATTCTTGTTTAATACGCTCAATAATGGCATCGTTTACCCTTCCCTGCCAAGGGCGATTCATGGCTCTTAAAATTTCGGGATGGGAATGCTGTAAGGGTAAATCTAGATAAGGAAGAATATTAGGTGTATCTCTAATGGCAGCTATGACATCTGAAGTTAATCCTGTGGGATAAGCATAGTGAATCCTGATCCAAGGCACGTCAACCTTGCCCAACTCGATTAAAAGCTCTGCCAGCATCGGTTTGCCATAAAGATCTTTGCCATAGTTGGTGGTGATTTGGGAAATCAGAATTATTTCTTGTACTCCCTGGGAAGCTAAAGACTTAGCTTCAGCGACAATTGATTCAATCGAACGCGATCGCTGATTACCCCGCAGATGAGGAATAATGCAAAAAGCACAGCGATAGTCGCAGCCTTCTGCCACTCTCAGGTACGCTACCCCTTCAGTAGTAGTTCGGTAGCGAGGAACTGTCTCATCGGCAATATAAACTGGTTCTTCAGTGATTTCGATGACTCTTTCCCCTGTTTGGGTGCGCTCAATCACGTCAACTATTTTGTGATAGTCGCCACTACCCACTACCGCCATTGCTTCAGGTAATTCTTCTAAAAGTTCCCCCTGAAAGTGCTGCGCCATACAGCCAGTAATGACAATCTTTTTATCTGCTTCTGCTAATTCTACTAATGTACGAACTGATTCTTCTCTAGCTTCTTGAATAAAACTACAGGTATTGACAATTACATAATCAGCTAATTCTTCGTTGGAATCTACTTGATAACCTGCTTGAGCTAATAAGCCCAGCATATGTTCTGAATCTATACGGTTTTTTTCACATCCCAAATGGGATATAGCTATAGTTGGC
This DNA window, taken from Pleurocapsa sp. FMAR1, encodes the following:
- a CDS encoding antibiotic biosynthesis monooxygenase family protein — its product is MAIVTLINLFSVPQEIEAQFSRSWHKTAEQMKQQPGFIDTKLHRNLKKMGSFSLLM
- the rimO gene encoding 30S ribosomal protein S12 methylthiotransferase RimO; protein product: MANKPTIAISHLGCEKNRIDSEHMLGLLAQAGYQVDSNEELADYVIVNTCSFIQEAREESVRTLVELAEADKKIVITGCMAQHFQGELLEELPEAMAVVGSGDYHKIVDVIERTQTGERVIEITEEPVYIADETVPRYRTTTEGVAYLRVAEGCDYRCAFCIIPHLRGNQRSRSIESIVAEAKSLASQGVQEIILISQITTNYGKDLYGKPMLAELLIELGKVDVPWIRIHYAYPTGLTSDVIAAIRDTPNILPYLDLPLQHSHPEILRAMNRPWQGRVNDAIIERIKQELPGAVLRTTFIVGFPGETEAHFQHLVEFVKRHEFDHVGVFTFSPEEEAPAHSMENQVDPQISNNRRDILMQTQQPIAAAKNQAYVGKKLNVLVEQEHPSSGQLIGRSTQFAPEVDGLVYVRGEASLGSIIPVNITAADVYDLYGEVAPVAAYAAV
- a CDS encoding DEAD/DEAH box helicase, whose amino-acid sequence is MTTTFQDLGLSDACLAQLEQLEFTEPTQIQQDAIPALLEGKDIVGQSQTGTGKTAAFSLPALEIVDPNNKAVQALILTPTRELAQQVGQAIQDFTSREQKVVSMTVYGGQSIERQISKLRRGVQIVVGTPGRVIDLLERRELILDELKLAILDEADEMLSMGFIDDIKKILRRTPEGRQTACLSATMPREIKDLIKNFLNSPEYITVKQQEAAPTRIDQHVYMVPRGWQKIKALQPILELEEPESALIFVRTKRTASELTSKLQEAGHSVDEYHGNLSQVQRERLVKRFRDGKVRMVVATDIAARGLDVQDLSHVINYDLPDNAETYIHRIGRTGRAGKTGTAIAIAQSGDRRSLNQIERRIRSKLDVAQIPNRAQVEAKRIGKLQAKIKETLAGERMASFLPLVRELSDEYDAQAIAAAALQMVYDRDCPNWMKGDWEIPEDSFSKPVVKGKKGRSSRRGSYSSGSKSKLVPRTKPQGKVRSQVIIEQ
- the thrC gene encoding threonine synthase; amino-acid sequence: MALVTLSIPLTNLSYPSVAKAANNWQGLIETYRSYLPVSEATPVVTLLEGNTPLILANGISSKIGRGVKVYVKYDGLNPTGSFKDRGMTMAISKAKEDGATAVICASTGNTSASAAAYARRAGLKAFVVIPDGYVALGKLAQALLYGAEIIAVDGNFDDALTIVCQLSENYPVQLVNSVNPYRLQGQKTAAFEIVDVLGNAPDWLCIPVGNAGNITAYWMGFCEYHTAGKSSQLPKMMGFQAAGAAPLVSGERVHNPDTIATAIRIGNPASWQKAIAVQEASQGEFNSVTDTEILDAYRLLASEEGIFCEPASAASVAGLLKVKDRVLDNATVVCVLTGNGLKDPSSAVDHSLNEVKLGVPLEIEKVARVMGL